The following proteins are encoded in a genomic region of Necator americanus strain Aroian chromosome II, whole genome shotgun sequence:
- a CDS encoding hypothetical protein (NECATOR_CHRII.G7659.T3), whose protein sequence is MRKLEWDDMGVKVDIRQLHHLRFADDIVLITPSISQAERMLTEFDETCGCIGLQLNLQKTMFMWNGWVSDAPFTLNGTNISECTSYVYLGRELNMMNDLTSELGRRRRAAWGAYKSIENVVKKTRNTRLRALLFNTTVLPVLTYASET, encoded by the coding sequence atgcgaaagttggaatgggacgacatgggagtgaaggtcgatattcggcagctacaccatttgcgctttgctgatgacatcgtactgataacacctagcatcagccaagcggaacgaatgctgaccgaattcgacgaaacatgtggatgcatcggtcttcagctgaatctacaaaagacgatgttcatgtggaacggatgggtctcggatgccccattcacgctcaacggaacgaacatatccgaatgcaccagctacgtttatctgggtcgggaactaaacatgatgaacgacctgacctccgagctgggcaggaggagacgagcggcttggggagcgtacaagagcatcgagaatgtagtgaagaagaccaggaacacccggctccgtgctctcctcttcaacaccaccgtacttcctgttttgacctatgcttcggaaacctag
- a CDS encoding hypothetical protein (NECATOR_CHRII.G7659.T1) translates to MKRGVRQGDTISPKIFTAALENAMRKLEWDDMGVKVDIRQLHHLRFADDIVLITPSISQAERMLTEFDETCGCIGLQLNLQKTMFMWNGWVSDAPFTLNGTNISECTSYVYLGRELNMMNDLTSELGRRRRAAWGAYKSIENVVKKTRNTRLRALLFNTTVLPVLTYASET, encoded by the coding sequence atgaagaggggggtccgacagggtgacacaatttcacccaaaatattcacagccgccctcgagaacgcaatgcgaaagttggaatgggacgacatgggagtgaaggtcgatattcggcagctacaccatttgcgctttgctgatgacatcgtactgataacacctagcatcagccaagcggaacgaatgctgaccgaattcgacgaaacatgtggatgcatcggtcttcagctgaatctacaaaagacgatgttcatgtggaacggatgggtctcggatgccccattcacgctcaacggaacgaacatatccgaatgcaccagctacgtttatctgggtcgggaactaaacatgatgaacgacctgacctccgagctgggcaggaggagacgagcggcttggggagcgtacaagagcatcgagaatgtagtgaagaagaccaggaacacccggctccgtgctctcctcttcaacaccaccgtacttcctgttttgacctatgcttcggaaacctag
- a CDS encoding hypothetical protein (NECATOR_CHRII.G7659.T5) gives MSVKNRTALGPDRIRPEHLKSLPPVLINTLARLFTRYLSECKVPKQWKTSKTVLLYKKGDPHDIGNYRPICLLSVIYKLFTRVILNRIEKVLDEGQPCEQAGFRKGFSAIDHIHTVSKLIEVSREYKIPLCLTFIDLKKVFDSVETEAVVEALDNQGVPTQYIKVL, from the coding sequence tgtcggtaaaaaatcgtacggcactcggtcccgacagaataagaccagaacacctgaagagccttccgccagtactcatcaacaccctggcgaggctctttacacgttatctgtcggaatgcaaggttcctaaacagtggaagaccagcaagaccgtgttgctgtataaaaagggagatccacatgacatcggcaactatcgtccaatctgcctactgtccgtcatctacaagctctttacaagagtaatccttaatagaattgaaaaagttttggatgaaggacagccatgcgagcaagcagggtttcgaaaaggattcagcgcgattgaccacattcacactgtttcgaaactcatcgaggtatcacgagagtacaagataccgctctgtctcaccttcatcgacttaaagaaggtcttcgactcagttgagacggaagcggtcgtggaagccttggacaatcaaggcgtccctactcagtacataaaggtactttga